The following proteins are co-located in the Hydrogenobacter hydrogenophilus genome:
- the rplD gene encoding 50S ribosomal protein L4, with protein MKVGDVELRDDIFNVEVNRHVLWEVVKWQLASRRQGTHSTKTRGEVSYSGRKLLPQKGTGNARHGDRGANIFVGGGIAHGPKPTDYYYNLPKKVRKLGLKMALSSKAQEGKLLIFDSINMGEVPKTKKALEFLQNMGIKDSKVLIVIPEKDQVVMKSFRNLQTVRVLPVEGLNVYDILWADVLALHKEAIEKIYERLSA; from the coding sequence ATGAAAGTGGGAGATGTGGAATTAAGAGATGACATTTTTAATGTTGAGGTAAACAGGCATGTACTCTGGGAAGTGGTAAAGTGGCAACTCGCATCAAGAAGACAGGGAACTCACAGCACAAAAACCAGAGGTGAAGTCTCTTACAGTGGAAGAAAACTACTACCACAAAAAGGTACAGGAAATGCAAGGCATGGAGATAGAGGTGCTAACATATTTGTAGGCGGTGGTATAGCTCATGGTCCTAAACCTACAGATTATTATTACAACTTACCTAAGAAGGTCAGGAAGTTAGGACTAAAAATGGCACTATCCTCAAAGGCACAAGAGGGCAAACTGCTTATATTTGACAGCATTAACATGGGAGAGGTACCTAAGACAAAGAAAGCTCTTGAGTTTTTACAAAATATGGGAATAAAAGACTCAAAGGTTCTTATAGTTATTCCAGAAAAGGATCAAGTAGTGATGAAATCTTTCAGAAATCTTCAGACAGTAAGAGTGCTTCCCGTGGAAGGTTTGAATGTTTATGATATACTTTGGGCAGATGTGCTGGCTCTTCACAAAGAAGCCATAGAGAAAATATACGAGAGGTTATCCGCATGA
- the rplC gene encoding 50S ribosomal protein L3 — protein sequence MAIGLIGKKLGMTRVFLKDGTTLPVTVIEVPPHVVVAIRTPEREGYSALQLGAFSAKEKHLTKPEIGHLQKAGVKLLRVLKEFRVDSVEGYQIGQEIGVADVFSPGELVDVIGISKGRGFTGTMKRWDFGGFPASHGHRYHRAVGSIGNRSDPGRVWKGKRMAGHYGAQKVRVQSLFVVDVIPEKNLLLVRGSVPGPTGGRVIIEKSSISYRKSQKLKLNRLKHLTENLVKGAQA from the coding sequence ATGGCTATAGGTTTGATAGGAAAAAAGTTAGGTATGACAAGGGTATTTCTCAAAGACGGAACCACACTGCCCGTTACTGTGATAGAGGTGCCACCTCATGTGGTAGTTGCCATAAGAACTCCAGAAAGGGAAGGATATTCAGCCCTTCAACTGGGTGCCTTTTCCGCAAAGGAAAAACATCTGACTAAGCCAGAGATAGGCCATCTACAAAAGGCTGGTGTAAAGCTTCTGAGGGTGCTCAAAGAGTTCAGAGTAGATTCAGTAGAAGGTTATCAGATAGGGCAGGAAATTGGCGTTGCAGATGTTTTTTCTCCTGGTGAATTGGTAGATGTAATAGGCATCAGTAAAGGAAGAGGTTTTACTGGAACTATGAAGAGATGGGATTTTGGTGGTTTTCCAGCATCTCACGGTCATAGATATCACAGGGCAGTGGGTTCTATAGGAAACAGGTCAGACCCCGGAAGGGTATGGAAAGGCAAAAGGATGGCAGGACACTATGGCGCTCAGAAAGTGAGGGTACAGTCCCTTTTTGTAGTTGATGTAATACCTGAAAAGAACCTTCTTCTGGTGAGAGGTTCTGTACCCGGTCCTACGGGTGGTCGTGTGATTATAGAGAAAAGCAGTATATCCTACAGAAAGTCCCAAAAACTTAAACTTAACAGGCTAAAGCACCTAACGGAAAATCTCGTAAAAGGAGCACAGGCATGA
- the rpsJ gene encoding 30S ribosomal protein S10, with translation MEELIRIKLRSYDYRLLDQSVKQIIDTVKRTGGIAKGPIPLPTLKKRWVVLRSPHKFDQSREHFEIREHRRIIDITRITPQTVESLMSINLPAGVDVELKMRS, from the coding sequence ATGGAGGAGCTAATACGAATAAAGCTAAGGTCTTACGATTACAGGCTTCTCGATCAGTCGGTCAAGCAGATCATAGATACAGTTAAGAGAACAGGTGGTATAGCCAAAGGTCCTATACCCCTTCCTACATTGAAGAAAAGGTGGGTAGTGCTTCGCTCTCCACACAAATTTGACCAATCAAGAGAACACTTTGAAATAAGGGAACACAGAAGGATAATAGACATAACGAGGATAACTCCTCAAACAGTAGAATCTCTCATGAGTATAAACTTACCTGCCGGTGTAGATGTAGAACTAAAGATGAGGAGCTGA
- the tuf gene encoding elongation factor Tu codes for MAKEKFIREKEHVNVGTIGHVDHGKSTLTSAITCVLAAGIMPGGKARCTRYEEIDKAPEEKERGITINITHVEYETPKRHYAHVDCPGHADYIKNMITGAAQMDGAILVVSAADGPMPQTREHVLLARQVNVPYIVVFMNKCDMVDDPELLDLVELEVRELLSKYEFPGDEVPVIRGSALGALQELDGGKPDKWCNSIVELLNAMDEYIPTPVREIDKPFLMPIEDVFTISGRGTVVTGRVERGVLRPGDEVEIVGLREEPIRTVATSIEMFRKILDEALPGDNVGVLLRGVGKDDVERGQVLAKPGTVKPHKRFRAQVYVLSKEEGGRHTPFFVNYRPQFYFRTADVTGTVVKLPEGQEMVMPGDNVELEVELIQPVAMEEGLRFAIREGGRTVGAGVVTQILD; via the coding sequence ATGGCAAAGGAGAAGTTTATAAGAGAAAAAGAGCACGTCAATGTTGGGACGATAGGGCACGTAGACCACGGTAAGTCTACCCTCACATCTGCCATAACCTGCGTGCTTGCAGCTGGCATTATGCCAGGAGGCAAAGCCAGATGCACAAGATACGAAGAGATAGACAAAGCACCAGAAGAAAAAGAAAGGGGTATAACCATAAACATCACCCATGTGGAGTACGAAACACCCAAAAGACACTACGCTCACGTGGACTGTCCGGGACACGCTGACTACATCAAAAACATGATAACGGGTGCAGCACAGATGGACGGTGCTATTTTGGTAGTTTCCGCAGCGGACGGACCCATGCCCCAGACGAGGGAACATGTGCTACTTGCAAGGCAGGTGAATGTCCCTTACATAGTGGTGTTTATGAACAAGTGCGATATGGTAGATGACCCAGAGCTATTAGACCTTGTAGAGCTTGAAGTGAGGGAGCTCCTTTCCAAGTATGAGTTTCCCGGAGACGAAGTGCCAGTCATAAGGGGTTCAGCTTTGGGAGCACTGCAGGAGCTTGACGGAGGCAAACCAGACAAGTGGTGCAACTCCATAGTAGAGCTACTAAACGCCATGGACGAGTACATACCCACACCAGTGAGGGAAATAGACAAACCCTTCCTCATGCCCATAGAGGATGTGTTTACCATATCAGGTCGTGGTACAGTAGTGACAGGCAGAGTAGAGAGGGGGGTATTAAGGCCTGGAGATGAAGTAGAGATAGTAGGATTAAGAGAAGAACCCATAAGGACAGTAGCAACATCCATAGAGATGTTCAGGAAGATACTGGACGAAGCACTACCTGGGGACAATGTGGGAGTACTGCTTAGGGGAGTAGGCAAGGACGATGTGGAGAGGGGACAGGTGTTGGCAAAGCCGGGCACTGTAAAACCCCACAAACGCTTTAGGGCACAGGTGTATGTACTTAGCAAAGAAGAAGGAGGAAGGCACACACCCTTCTTTGTGAACTACAGGCCACAGTTTTACTTTAGGACAGCGGACGTGACAGGGACAGTAGTGAAGTTGCCAGAAGGACAAGAGATGGTGATGCCTGGGGACAACGTGGAACTTGAGGTAGAACTCATACAACCTGTGGCGATGGAAGAGGGACTTAGGTTTGCCATAAGGGAAGGAGGAAGGACTGTGGGTGCTGGTGTGGTCACCCAAATCCTTGATTGA
- the fusA gene encoding elongation factor G — protein MPRTVPIERLRNIGIVAHIDAGKTTTTERILYYTGKTYKIGEVHEGAATMDWMPQEKERGITITAATTACYWKDHQINIIDTPGHVDFSVEVVRSMKVLDGIIFIFSAVEGVQPQSEANWRWADRFGVPRIAFINKLDRLGADFYRVFNEIEKKLSIKPVAVQIPVGAEDQFKGVIDLMNMKAIIWLEETLGAKYEVVDIPSEYLEKAQEWRAKMVEAIVENDDELMMRYLEGEEVPTQDLKRVLRTATINRKLVPVLCGSAFKNKGVQPLLDAVIDYLPSPLDVPPVKGINPKTSEEEERKPFDEEPFCAYVFKVMSDPYAGQLTYFRVFSGKVSAGSYVYNATKDKKERIGRLLLMHANSREDVQEAAAGEIVAAVGLDATTGDTLCDEKFPILLEKLEFPEPVISMAIEPKTKKDQEKLSQVLNKYMKEDPTFKASADPETGQTLIHGMGELHLEIMVDRMKREYGIEVNVGKPQVAYKETIKKPAQAEGKFIRQTGGRGQYGHVVIEIEPLERGQGFVFENAIVGGIIPKEFIPAVEQGIREAMQSGVLAGYPVVDIKVRLFDGSYHEVDSSEMAFKIAGSIAFKEAVKKANPVLLEPIMEVEVETPEDYVGDVIGDLNSRRGKIMGMENKGVITVVKALVPLAEMFGYATTLRSLTQGRGTFIMKFSHYDEVPQSIAEQIIGERMAGAKT, from the coding sequence ATGCCTAGGACAGTACCCATAGAAAGACTCAGGAATATAGGGATAGTGGCTCACATAGATGCTGGGAAGACTACAACTACCGAAAGGATACTTTATTACACAGGAAAAACCTACAAGATAGGAGAAGTGCACGAAGGTGCTGCTACTATGGACTGGATGCCTCAAGAAAAGGAGAGGGGTATTACCATAACTGCAGCAACTACCGCATGCTATTGGAAGGATCACCAAATAAACATAATAGACACACCGGGGCACGTGGACTTTTCCGTTGAAGTAGTAAGGTCTATGAAGGTTCTTGACGGCATCATCTTTATCTTTTCAGCAGTGGAAGGTGTACAGCCTCAGTCAGAAGCCAATTGGAGGTGGGCAGACAGATTCGGAGTTCCAAGGATTGCCTTTATAAACAAATTGGACAGGCTGGGTGCGGACTTTTACAGAGTCTTTAACGAGATAGAGAAAAAGCTCAGTATAAAGCCCGTTGCAGTTCAAATACCTGTAGGTGCGGAAGATCAGTTTAAGGGTGTTATAGACCTTATGAACATGAAAGCCATCATATGGCTTGAGGAAACGCTGGGTGCTAAGTACGAGGTGGTTGATATTCCCTCCGAATACTTAGAAAAGGCTCAAGAGTGGAGAGCCAAGATGGTGGAAGCTATAGTAGAAAATGACGATGAACTCATGATGAGGTACTTAGAGGGGGAAGAGGTGCCCACCCAGGACCTCAAAAGAGTTTTAAGGACTGCTACCATAAACAGAAAGTTAGTGCCTGTACTTTGCGGTTCTGCCTTTAAAAATAAAGGCGTTCAACCCCTTTTGGATGCGGTAATAGATTATCTTCCCTCTCCCCTTGATGTACCACCTGTGAAAGGTATAAACCCCAAAACTTCAGAGGAAGAAGAGAGGAAGCCTTTTGACGAAGAGCCTTTCTGTGCTTATGTGTTTAAGGTGATGAGTGATCCGTACGCAGGACAGCTTACCTACTTTAGGGTTTTTTCTGGAAAGGTATCCGCAGGCTCTTATGTTTACAACGCCACAAAAGACAAAAAAGAGAGGATAGGAAGATTGCTTTTGATGCATGCTAACTCCAGAGAAGATGTGCAGGAAGCTGCTGCAGGTGAAATAGTTGCGGCGGTAGGTTTGGATGCTACAACTGGAGACACCCTCTGCGACGAAAAGTTCCCCATACTTCTTGAGAAACTTGAGTTTCCTGAGCCTGTCATTTCTATGGCGATAGAACCAAAGACAAAAAAAGATCAAGAGAAGTTATCACAGGTGCTCAACAAGTACATGAAAGAGGACCCCACCTTTAAGGCAAGCGCTGACCCAGAGACGGGTCAAACTCTAATACACGGTATGGGAGAACTACACCTTGAGATCATGGTAGACAGGATGAAAAGGGAGTACGGCATAGAGGTGAATGTGGGTAAACCCCAAGTGGCATACAAAGAAACCATCAAAAAACCTGCCCAAGCAGAAGGCAAGTTCATAAGACAGACAGGTGGAAGAGGACAGTACGGACATGTGGTGATAGAAATAGAACCCTTAGAAAGGGGTCAGGGTTTTGTATTTGAGAATGCTATAGTAGGCGGTATAATACCTAAAGAGTTTATTCCTGCTGTGGAACAAGGTATTAGAGAAGCAATGCAAAGTGGCGTGCTGGCAGGTTATCCCGTTGTGGATATCAAAGTGAGACTTTTTGATGGATCTTATCACGAGGTGGACTCTTCGGAGATGGCTTTCAAGATAGCTGGTTCTATAGCCTTTAAAGAAGCGGTTAAGAAGGCAAATCCTGTCCTTCTTGAGCCTATAATGGAGGTGGAAGTGGAAACTCCTGAAGATTATGTGGGAGATGTCATAGGGGACCTTAATTCCAGAAGAGGGAAGATAATGGGAATGGAAAATAAAGGTGTGATAACAGTAGTTAAAGCCTTAGTGCCTTTAGCAGAGATGTTTGGATACGCTACTACACTGAGGAGCTTGACACAGGGAAGAGGAACTTTTATAATGAAATTTTCTCATTACGATGAAGTTCCCCAGAGCATAGCGGAACAGATCATAGGGGAACGTATGGCAGGAGCTAAAACTTAA
- the rpsG gene encoding 30S ribosomal protein S7 encodes MPRKGPVPPRETPPDPVYGDVLVAKLINKVMKDGKKSVAEYIVYTALEEASREAKMTPVELLHKVVEQLKPEYEVRPRRVGGATYQVPVEVPPRRQISLAIKWLVEAARNRARHRGSYTMVERLKSEMLDVLEGKGGAIKKKEDTHKMAEANKVFAHFRW; translated from the coding sequence ATGCCCAGAAAAGGACCAGTTCCTCCCAGAGAAACACCACCAGACCCAGTTTACGGAGATGTTCTCGTTGCAAAGCTTATAAATAAGGTTATGAAGGATGGTAAAAAGAGTGTTGCGGAATACATAGTTTATACAGCATTAGAAGAAGCGTCAAGGGAAGCTAAAATGACACCCGTTGAACTTCTACACAAAGTGGTAGAACAGTTAAAACCCGAGTACGAGGTAAGACCCAGAAGAGTAGGTGGTGCTACATATCAGGTGCCAGTGGAAGTTCCACCAAGAAGGCAGATAAGCTTGGCTATAAAGTGGCTTGTAGAAGCGGCAAGGAACAGAGCAAGACACAGAGGTAGCTACACCATGGTGGAAAGGCTAAAGTCTGAAATGTTAGACGTGCTTGAAGGAAAAGGTGGTGCCATAAAGAAGAAGGAAGATACTCACAAGATGGCAGAAGCTAACAAGGTTTTTGCTCACTTTAGGTGGTAA
- the rpsL gene encoding 30S ribosomal protein S12 — protein MPTINQLVKQGREKKKKKSKSPALQGNPQKRGVCVRVYTVTPKKPNSALRKVTRVRLSNGIEVTAYIPGEGHNLQEHSIVLVRGGRVKDLPGVRYKVIRGALDTAGVANRRQSRSKYGAKRPKQQAGGKK, from the coding sequence ATGCCTACCATAAACCAGCTTGTAAAGCAAGGCAGAGAGAAGAAGAAGAAAAAGAGTAAATCGCCTGCCCTGCAAGGGAATCCCCAAAAGAGGGGAGTCTGTGTCAGGGTCTACACGGTGACACCCAAAAAACCTAACTCTGCTCTTAGGAAGGTAACAAGGGTGAGGCTTTCCAACGGTATAGAAGTGACCGCATACATACCGGGAGAAGGTCATAACCTTCAAGAACACTCCATAGTGTTGGTAAGAGGTGGAAGGGTTAAAGACCTTCCGGGAGTAAGGTATAAAGTGATAAGGGGTGCTCTTGATACTGCAGGTGTTGCCAACAGGAGGCAGTCAAGGTCCAAATACGGTGCCAAAAGACCTAAACAACAGGCAGGAGGTAAAAAGTAA